The following are encoded together in the Deinococcus soli (ex Cha et al. 2016) genome:
- a CDS encoding macro domain-containing protein, with amino-acid sequence MPLELVQGDIAAQDVCAVVTAANRELAGGGGVDGVIHRAAGPELLRAIREIGGTPTGTAVITPAFGLSARGVRHVIHAVGPIWRGGTQDEPELLAGAYRRSLELAAQAGCRSVAFPAISTGVYGYPLPSAAEVTLRTITAFLADHPDLHVRVVLFDAGTLNVFRRAWQRLEA; translated from the coding sequence GTGCCGCTGGAACTGGTGCAGGGGGACATCGCGGCGCAGGACGTGTGTGCGGTGGTCACGGCGGCCAACAGGGAACTGGCGGGTGGGGGTGGCGTGGACGGCGTCATCCACCGCGCGGCGGGCCCGGAATTGCTGCGCGCCATCCGAGAGATCGGGGGAACACCGACCGGAACGGCGGTGATCACCCCGGCGTTCGGTCTGTCGGCGCGGGGCGTGCGGCACGTCATTCATGCGGTCGGGCCGATCTGGCGTGGGGGCACCCAGGACGAGCCGGAGTTGCTGGCCGGGGCGTACCGCCGCAGCCTGGAACTGGCCGCGCAGGCCGGATGCCGCAGCGTGGCGTTCCCGGCGATCAGCACCGGGGTGTACGGCTACCCGCTGCCGTCAGCGGCGGAGGTGACCCTGCGGACGATCACCGCGTTCCTGGCGGATCACCCGGACCTGCACGTGCGGGTGGTGCTGTTCGACGCGGGCACGCTGAACGTGTTCCGCCGGGCGTGGCAACGGCTGGAGGCCTGA
- a CDS encoding sulfurtransferase translates to MADLTLPTPLVSVSWLRAHQRDPRVRVLDARYALSDPLTGRIAYLGGHVPGAVYADLETDLSGPVQPDGSGGRHPLPDPAALAAWLGSVGFGNDSLVVCYDDPSTGQGFYAARAWWLLRWLGHAGVAVLDGGWPAWVAAGGDVSTEDPSPTPVSFVPDVQADLVATAADVQARGAGTLLIDSRAPGRYRGEVEPIDRKGGHIPGAVNRDWAGALDGSGHWRDAGAQAARLDAGGAPTVTYCGSGVSATPNLLARELAGVPLGPDNRLYAGSWSDWISDDTRPVATGEE, encoded by the coding sequence ATGGCCGACCTGACGCTGCCCACCCCGCTGGTTTCCGTGTCCTGGCTGCGCGCGCACCAGCGTGACCCGCGCGTGCGGGTGCTGGACGCCCGCTACGCCCTGAGCGACCCGCTGACCGGGCGGATCGCGTACCTGGGCGGGCACGTGCCGGGAGCCGTGTACGCCGATCTGGAGACGGACCTGAGCGGTCCGGTACAGCCGGATGGGTCGGGGGGGCGTCATCCGCTGCCGGACCCGGCGGCGCTGGCCGCGTGGCTGGGGAGCGTGGGCTTCGGGAACGACAGCCTGGTCGTGTGTTACGACGACCCCAGTACCGGGCAGGGCTTCTACGCGGCGCGGGCGTGGTGGCTGCTGCGCTGGCTGGGGCACGCGGGGGTGGCGGTGCTGGACGGCGGCTGGCCCGCCTGGGTCGCGGCAGGCGGTGACGTCAGTACAGAGGACCCCTCCCCCACCCCGGTCAGCTTCGTGCCGGACGTGCAGGCGGACCTCGTGGCGACTGCCGCCGACGTGCAGGCGCGCGGGGCGGGCACCCTCCTGATCGATTCGCGCGCGCCGGGCCGCTACCGGGGCGAGGTGGAACCCATCGACCGCAAGGGCGGGCACATCCCGGGCGCCGTGAACCGCGACTGGGCGGGCGCGCTGGACGGGTCGGGCCACTGGCGGGACGCGGGGGCGCAGGCGGCGCGGCTGGACGCGGGGGGCGCGCCGACCGTCACGTACTGCGGCAGTGGCGTGAGTGCCACGCCGAACCTGCTGGCCCGCGAACTGGCAGGTGTACCGCTGGGCCCGGACAACCGCCTGTACGCCGGGTCGTGGAGCGACTGGATCAGCGACGACACGCGCCCGGTGGCGACCGGCGAGGAATGA
- the xseA gene encoding exodeoxyribonuclease VII large subunit translates to MTRRKKKTGEGGGSGATRPPEQFLELSELLAYVGQVVARGLPGAVWVRAEIASVTDRRHLYLDLVQAAEDGEVAKCRATVWARERFSLEGKFRRATGGTLTAGLKVLLFAEATFHEQYGFSLNVLDVAPEFTLGDAALRLAEHRETLVREGVYGLNRLLAAPGDFGRFAVIAPREAAGLGDFRREIDPLEAAGVLRPVYLEATFQGRDAAPSLLRAAGEARALHEQEPLDALVVLRGGGAVTDLAWLNDLAFARALATFPVPVITGLGHARDDTLPDEVAHTRVDTPSKAAALIVRTVAGAAAQAQEDARTIRAHATQILVDAQAGADWALDRARSAAGRHVDRAAQDVDALMRQALGLTPQRTLARGYALVRGPDGQPVTRAAQVTPGQPLTLEWTDGSVPVRAEE, encoded by the coding sequence GTGACCCGCCGCAAGAAGAAGACCGGGGAGGGGGGAGGCAGCGGCGCGACCCGACCCCCGGAGCAGTTCCTGGAACTGTCGGAACTCCTCGCGTACGTGGGGCAGGTCGTCGCGCGGGGTCTGCCGGGCGCCGTGTGGGTCCGCGCCGAGATCGCCAGCGTCACGGACCGCCGCCACCTCTACCTGGATCTCGTGCAGGCCGCAGAGGACGGCGAGGTCGCCAAGTGCCGCGCGACCGTGTGGGCCCGCGAACGCTTCAGCCTGGAAGGCAAGTTCCGCCGCGCGACCGGCGGCACCCTCACGGCGGGCCTGAAGGTGCTGCTGTTTGCCGAGGCGACCTTCCACGAGCAGTACGGCTTCTCGCTGAACGTGCTGGACGTCGCGCCGGAATTCACGCTGGGGGACGCCGCGCTGCGCCTCGCCGAGCACCGCGAGACCCTGGTCCGCGAGGGCGTCTACGGCCTGAACCGCCTGCTGGCGGCCCCCGGGGACTTCGGGCGCTTCGCCGTGATCGCCCCGCGCGAGGCGGCCGGTCTGGGCGACTTCCGCCGCGAGATCGACCCGCTGGAGGCCGCCGGGGTGCTGCGCCCGGTCTACCTGGAGGCCACCTTCCAGGGCCGCGACGCCGCGCCCAGCCTGCTGCGCGCCGCCGGGGAGGCCCGCGCGCTGCACGAGCAGGAACCGCTGGACGCGCTGGTCGTCCTGCGCGGCGGCGGGGCCGTCACGGACCTCGCGTGGCTGAACGACCTCGCGTTCGCGCGCGCGCTGGCGACCTTCCCCGTGCCGGTCATCACGGGCCTGGGGCACGCGCGGGACGACACCCTCCCCGACGAGGTGGCCCATACCCGTGTGGATACGCCCAGCAAGGCCGCCGCGCTGATCGTCCGCACCGTCGCGGGGGCCGCCGCGCAGGCGCAGGAGGACGCCCGCACCATCCGCGCGCACGCCACGCAGATCCTCGTGGACGCCCAGGCGGGCGCGGACTGGGCGCTGGACCGCGCCCGCAGCGCGGCCGGACGGCACGTGGACCGCGCCGCGCAGGACGTGGACGCCCTGATGCGCCAGGCGCTGGGCCTCACCCCGCAGCGCACCCTGGCCCGCGGCTACGCCCTCGTCCGCGGCCCGGACGGGCAACCCGTCACCCGCGCCGCGCAGGTCACGCCCGGGCAGCCCCTCACGCTGGAATGGACTGACGGCAGCGTGCCCGTGCGAGCCGAGGAGTGA
- a CDS encoding fluoride efflux transporter FluC, whose product MAGGAVGAAARYGTQVLLAPLALRAAFPVPVLLINVLGSFLLGLTLTLVGRGVWPDAARLAFGTGVLGAFTTFSTFSVELDDLLAHGRGGAALLYAGLSVTLGVLAAVAGRTLGGRL is encoded by the coding sequence ATGGCGGGCGGCGCCGTGGGCGCGGCGGCCCGCTACGGTACGCAGGTGCTGCTGGCGCCGCTGGCGCTGCGCGCCGCGTTTCCCGTGCCGGTGCTGCTGATCAACGTCCTGGGGTCGTTCCTGCTGGGCCTGACGCTGACGCTGGTGGGCCGGGGCGTGTGGCCGGACGCGGCGCGGCTGGCGTTCGGGACCGGGGTGCTGGGCGCCTTCACGACGTTCTCCACCTTCAGCGTGGAACTCGACGACCTGCTCGCCCACGGGCGGGGCGGCGCGGCGCTGCTGTACGCGGGCCTCAGCGTCACGCTGGGCGTCCTGGCGGCCGTGGCGGGCCGCACGCTGGGGGGACGCCTGTGA
- a CDS encoding magnesium transporter CorA family protein, with amino-acid sequence MIRARRLSDGQDFPWNGEHENVWVDTQDPTPAELAALRAAFPLNRLALEDALERGHWSRAEVYPEHAFITVRSYVNPDQVDEFTERLSIFTFDHAVLTHSPGGTRALSGVWPLAGRDSVNTAQEVTYELLDHTADTFFTAADALEARVDDLEERVFQRVRENPVPHVFELKHLVSQARRLATDAREATALLGRHATCTPADLVRYRDVQDSFTRAAARFDTLRDLLTNLLDLHLNLQSQRMNEVMRTLTAVSVIFLPLTFLAGVWGMNFEFMPELRSPHGYALAWGTFLLIGAALSVYFKRRGWW; translated from the coding sequence ATGATCAGGGCGCGGCGACTCAGCGACGGGCAGGACTTTCCCTGGAACGGGGAGCACGAGAACGTCTGGGTGGACACCCAGGACCCCACTCCGGCTGAACTGGCCGCGCTGCGCGCCGCGTTTCCCCTGAACCGCCTCGCGCTGGAGGACGCCCTGGAACGCGGGCACTGGAGCCGCGCCGAGGTGTACCCCGAGCACGCATTCATCACGGTGCGCTCTTACGTGAATCCGGATCAGGTGGACGAGTTCACGGAGCGGCTGAGTATCTTCACCTTCGATCACGCCGTGCTGACCCACAGCCCTGGCGGCACCCGCGCCCTGAGTGGGGTGTGGCCGCTGGCCGGACGCGACAGCGTGAACACCGCACAGGAAGTCACGTACGAGCTGCTCGATCACACCGCCGACACCTTCTTCACGGCTGCCGACGCGCTGGAGGCCCGCGTGGACGACCTGGAGGAACGCGTGTTCCAGAGGGTGCGGGAGAACCCGGTGCCGCACGTGTTCGAACTCAAGCACCTCGTGTCGCAGGCGCGGCGGCTGGCGACCGACGCGCGCGAGGCGACCGCGCTGCTGGGCCGCCACGCCACCTGCACCCCGGCCGACCTGGTGCGCTACCGCGACGTGCAGGACTCGTTCACGCGCGCCGCCGCACGCTTCGACACCCTGCGCGACCTCCTGACGAACCTGCTCGACCTGCACCTGAACCTCCAGAGCCAGCGCATGAACGAGGTCATGCGCACCCTGACCGCCGTCAGCGTGATCTTCCTGCCGCTGACCTTCCTGGCGGGCGTGTGGGGCATGAATTTCGAGTTCATGCCCGAACTGCGCAGCCCGCACGGCTACGCGCTGGCCTGGGGCACCTTCCTGCTGATCGGCGCGGCCCTGAGCGTGTACTTCAAACGCCGGGGCTGGTGGTAA
- a CDS encoding roadblock/LC7 domain-containing protein, whose product MTNAVYTMTVRALAGVVSERAAETMVRSVLREQNLLPENVSAQEMQRMLSGPLLSRLSTVMPAARARRELLALSAQMADRYPKAPTLFIESGPSATWDDAPDTEMWNDLGLGADDFEFDDPEYAAGLSGRSYDLNTTMDQDTLIQTLGRLSGVQGVMVCRASGEVLRVRAVRDANGLAGVVAASAMLFQKRALRLLSADLGGQTVCVCPLGEHCVAVIASSQANVGRLLVELQQIKVAA is encoded by the coding sequence ATGACGAACGCTGTGTACACCATGACCGTCCGCGCCCTGGCTGGCGTGGTCTCCGAACGGGCGGCTGAAACGATGGTGCGGTCGGTGCTGCGCGAGCAGAACCTGCTGCCGGAGAACGTGAGTGCCCAGGAGATGCAGCGCATGCTTTCCGGGCCGCTGCTGTCCCGCCTGAGCACCGTGATGCCCGCCGCCCGCGCCCGCCGGGAACTGCTCGCGCTGTCCGCGCAGATGGCCGACCGGTACCCCAAGGCGCCCACGCTGTTCATCGAGAGTGGCCCCAGCGCCACCTGGGATGACGCCCCGGACACCGAGATGTGGAACGACCTGGGCCTGGGTGCCGACGACTTTGAATTCGACGATCCCGAGTACGCCGCTGGCCTCTCGGGCCGCTCGTACGACCTGAACACCACCATGGATCAGGACACGCTGATCCAGACGCTGGGGCGTCTGAGTGGCGTGCAGGGCGTGATGGTCTGCCGCGCGAGCGGCGAGGTGCTGCGCGTGCGGGCCGTGCGGGACGCGAACGGCCTGGCGGGCGTCGTGGCGGCCAGCGCGATGCTGTTCCAGAAGCGCGCGCTGCGGCTGCTGTCGGCGGACCTGGGCGGGCAGACGGTGTGCGTGTGCCCGCTGGGCGAGCACTGCGTGGCAGTGATCGCCAGTTCGCAGGCGAACGTGGGGAGACTCCTGGTGGAACTGCAGCAGATCAAGGTGGCCGCGTGA